The Trichoderma asperellum chromosome 6, complete sequence region CACTTGATCGAACAGCTAAAGCGGGAACCAGTGGGCGATTTCATTGCCAAACACCTACCTATGGTTGTAGAGCCAAAACCTTGGTCTTCCTTCACTGAAGGCGGATTTTTGGATTCCAAGACTAGTTTTGTTCGAGTTAAACCAGGCGATGTCGAGCAAAAATTGTACAGCACCGCAGCGATCAAACGCGGAGATATGGAGCAGGTATTCAAGGGCCTAGACGTGTTGGGTAAAACAGCATGGGTCATTAATAAGGATACTCTAAATGTCATGATGGAGGCTTGGAACAGTGGCGAGGAAATTGCCAACATACCGCCTCTCCATCCGCACTTCGACGTTCCCCCAGAACCGGATTCTTCAGCAGATCCTCTGGTACGAAAGACCTGGATTAGAGCCGTTAAAGCGATTGAAAACGAGCGGTCTGGTTTACATTCTCAGCGCTGTTTTATGAATTTGCAGTTGGAAATTGCACGAGCATTCCGCAACCAGACGATATACTTTCCACACAATGTCGACTACCGAGGACGAGCGTATCCAATGCCGACGTATCTTAATCACATGGGCGCCGACCATGCGCGAGCCATTCTCAAATTCGCCAAGGGCAAAGAACTGGGCGCAAGAGGCCTTCGGTGGCTGAAGATTCATCTCGCTAACGTTTATGGCCTGGATAAGGCTAGCTTCGACGAGCGCGAGGCCTTTGCAAACGATAACATAGCTAATATCGTCGACTCGGCGACCAATCCTCTGAAAGGCAGCCGATGGTGGCTCAAGGGAGAAGACCCGTGGCAGTGTCTTTCTGCGTGCTTCGAACTAAAAGCTGCGCTCGAACTCCCCGACCCAACAAAGTTTATCTCAAATCTTCCGGTTCACCAAGACGGTACATGCAACGGGCTTCAGCACTATGCAGCTCTCGGTGGTGACACATGGGGAGCGAAGCAAGTTAACCTGGAGCCTGGAGAGCGGCCTGCCGATGTCTATTCAGCCGTGGCCAATCTAGTCAAGGAAGCGATCGCCAGAGATTTGGAGGCGAAGAACCCATTCGCCCAAGCGCTAGACGGAAAGATCACTCGCAAGGTTGTTAAGCAGACTGTGATGACAAACGTATACGGCGTTACATTTTCAggagcaaagaagcaaatcTGCAAGCAAATTGACGCTTTGTATCCTAACTTAGGAAAAGAGTGCGGTATTCCTAATTTGCTGTTGTCGACCTATATTGCCAAACAGGTCTTTCAAGCTCTTGCGACCATGTTCCGAGGAGCTCACGATATTCAATACTGGCTCGGAGAGATTGGCGGACGTGTGTGCCGCGCTTTGACTCCAGCCCAACTACAGCAAATCGTGGATTCGTacggagagggagagggaagcATCTCTCGTTCCAGCAAATCCAAGGCAAAGTCATCTTCCGGCAAAAAAGTCGAGTTCGATGACCTCGTTCAGCAGTTCCGGTCCTCAGTCGTTTGGACAACGCCTCTCAAAATGCCTGTTGTTCAACCTTACCGAAAGACTACCGCACGGGAAATCAAGACATGTCTTCAGGCTGTCATATACCCTCTGAGCGACCAGACGGATCCCGTCAACAGGCGGAAGCAGCTTCAGGGTTTCCCCCCTAACTTCATCCACTCGTTGGATGCTAGTCACATGTTGCTATCGGCACTAGAATGTGATGCTCGTGGACTTgattttgctgctgtgcACGATTCATTCTGGACACATGCTGGAGATCTCGACGTTATGAACGAGGTCTTGCGCGAGGCTTTTATCCGAATCCACGAAGAGGATGTAGTAGGCCGCTTGGGTGCTGAGTTTGAAGCTCGTCATCAAGGATCAATTTACCTAGCAAAGATTGACCCTGATACCCCGGTTGCTAAGAAGATCAAAGAGCtgcgcaagaagagcaatCTTTCTCCCAAGgaagagcttcttctcgaaCACAAGCGTAACCAGCTGAAACTTTCTGGGAATCCCTGGGACCTTGAGGCTGCTCAGCAGATTGTTACCCCTGCTTCGATATATGAAGATATGATGGCCGCTGAGGTTGACATGGATATCCAAGAGGACGCTAAAGACATTGGCTTGGGCGCCATTTCGGAAGATGAGGCTAACAGCGTTGCTGATGAGGACATGGAGGCCCAGTCCGAAGCCTCCTCTGAAGTCATGGAGCTTACCAAGCGACTCATGGATGACATGAAAACATCGTTTTTTGAGGCTCAAGTAGCGAAACCAAAGGCTCCTGCTcgcaagcagaagaagatgcctcTTCCCGTTTGGCTGCCGCTGACTATCCCAAAGGTTCCCGAGAAGGGTGACTTTGATGTGAAGCGTTTGAGAGAAAGCAAATATTTCTTCTCATGAAAGCCGCATGTCTTATTGGGCATCTCTactatttttgttttgcgACAATGTATAATGACGTATGGTGTTTGGAAATAAAAAGGGTGAAAagcaagagaaaagggcaagGTGGGGGTGGCGTTGGCATTTTGTGCATCTACATGGAGTTCATTTATGTGCTTGAGCACTGGAATttgttttgaagaaaaaagggcggGCATTTCTAAGCGATATTGTATACAAGATATGTATGATAGGATTCATGATGGGTGAATGCATCACGAGAGTGGCTGCGTGGATGTAATCTACATAAAACAACTCATCGTCATGGCCAGGCCATGAACGAATGGATAGAAACAGAATACAAaacgaaacaaacaaattAACAAATTACTACTACTCCCTGCAATGGATTCGAATCATGTACAGTAATTCATGTATTGTTCATCGTGTTTAACTTGGTCTACTTGGATCTATTTATCGAACAACAGCACCCTTCAAAGTCTTGACTGTGCAGACACCACCGCTCTCAGTGACCAGCTTGCCAACCTCAGTCTTGCCCAGCTGCTCAACGACACTGGCGTCGAAAGCAACCTCAAGGCcgtcggtggtggtgaaTCCAGGCTGGAACATCTcccaaatcttcttcttggggttGAGAACACCCTCGGGCTCGCCCTTCCATCCCTCAAAGTAGACTCGCTCACCGGCCTTGGAGCCTTCGGGAGGAGTGACCAGCTCAACGGGGCCCTTGTGGTCGTCAACCTCGCCCTCCTTGAGTTTGGGCGAGGCGGCGAGGACCATGGCGCACGACTTGATGCCTCGCATCTTGACGGGCTTAAGGTTGGCCACAACGACGACCTTGCGGCCCTGCATCTCCTCGAGGGGAATAAGGCCGTTGAGGCCGGAGCAGACGGTTCGGCAGATCTGGCCCTCGTACTCGGAGGTGTCTTCGCCAGCGGGGTCACCCATGGCAATGGTGGAAACGAAGAGGGAGTCGGCATCGGGATggttgatggccttgaggatGTGACCAACACGAAGGTCGATCAGGCTGGGGGACagaggagcagcggcagcggggGCCTTCTGGGGCTTGGcggccttctccttcttctccttcttgggcttgtcgccgccagcagcaccggCCACAGCGGCCTTGGCGTCGCCAACgacctccttggccttctccttgacctccttggccttttccttGGTGCGGTCGGCAAGAGTAGCCTCGCctccggcagcggcggcagcagcagccttctccttcttgaggCGCTCCTTTTCGGCCTTTGCGTCAACGGGAGGCTTGACATACAAGACCTCATCCTGGTTAACCGTGACCTTTTGCTCGTCCTTCAGCTCCAGGCCGAAGACGGCGGCGTTCTGGACGAAATCAACGTGGCGGACAATGTTAGGGAAGCCCTTCTCGCCGGTACGCTCCTCGGGAGTCCACTTGGCAACGAGGGGAGCGAGGGTCTCGTAGATGGCGACATCAGCCTTGCTGGGCTTGCTGCCGAGGAGCGTCGTGCGGCTGGACAGGTGGCCATTGAGGGTCTCGAGGATCTCGGACTTGTTGTCGGCGGACTTGAGGCGCTCGGAGGTGGTGAGCCACTGCTGGATCTCGGCCTCCTCGGTGGGAGTGTACTGCTGGGAGCTGAGGGCGGACATGGTTGCGGCGATGGAGAGGCGGGAGCTGAAGCGAGGCGCTGTGATGCTCTGGAATGGGATGCTCTGGAATGAGCGGAGGGCTCGACGCAGAAACAGCTTTGCTATTCTGGGTGGACGAAGCCTTGCGGTTGTGCGGGCTTCTCTGTCTCGATTTATATGGGCTGTGTAATATGAGTGGAGTTGAGTTGAGTTGAGGTCTGTCGAACAATTTTGAGTCACTATCTGCGGTGTGGGAAAAATATGTACGTGACTAGCGCTTAATTCTTACTTGCTGCATGCAAGTAACGGCATGGATATTCCACGACAACTACTACCTTCTTTTAACTGCCTACATGGACAAATCTTACAGATGCCCAATCAGGGCCTAGCCATTGAGTATCATCCTTGAATATCCCCGAAAACCTCCACCAAATGCTTACGCAGGCAGGATTCTgcatgtttcttttttttttttcccttctatAGCGGGTTGGCGGGGTCGACGATGGTGGGATGGAGGGGCACAGTTTCGTTTCGATTCCGTTGTGGCGCATGCtccctctgctctctcttcgCTGTGGCGCCCACACCAGCCCCAGCTGAGCGCTGAAAGGCTTTGacgcgagaaaaaaaaaagtcaagacGACGCAGCAAAAGAAGCACTTTACGCGCAAACGCACGTGATCCCGCTACCATTTCGCGTTTTCTCTACGTCACGGTACGGCGCTGCACCCTTCACGAATCGCCATCTCTTGGGACCTGCGCAAACGGTGAATCAGGGTTTGGATTGCGGTGCCATTGGTCACTTTTGCTTCATCCAGTATCTGTTGGCACGTCTCACTTTTGCATCACGTTCTTCGTGCTTGTTCCTGCATAAGCGCACATGCTTGGTTTTTCTTTGATTTCCTCTTTGGATTTTTCTTCGTTGACGCGCGCTTCTCTTGTGTGACGCTTTCTGGCATTCCGTGAATTCTTGGCTGCTCGGCTGCGTCGGAGAATATTCGATCTTGAGACACTTGACAATCTTTTCTGGCTGTTTGcgataattttttattttgattttttattcttgttCTCAAAAGTGTCGTCGCCACCATGGCGAATACCTCGGCTTCAGAAGTCGATTCCATCATGTCCAACTCAAGGGCGCCCACCACCGCGCCGAGCTCTCCGCCTGCTGACCCATTCGATGATCAAAATGATGTTTGTCTCATGGATGAAGACATCATCAAGGAAGAAGCGAGAGCACGGTCTTCCAACAATGCAATGGAAGAGAAGCGCCGTTCTGCTCTAATCAAGCAgcggaaaaagaagaaggctgagacAAAAGCTGAACGAGAGGCCAAGGCGCGCGAGCTTGACGAATTATTGCAAAAGAGCGCCGCCTTTAGTGATATTCTCACCAAAAAGACCCAAGTTCTCGGTCGAGTTGGGAGTAGTCTGGACGGTAAGAAGCTCGGCGAGCATAACTTGCAGATGGCGGCACAGCCGAAATGCATGGTTGGCGGTACTATGAGAGAGTATCAGCTAGAGGGACTTACCTGGATGTACGAGATTTGCTCACAAGGCATGAGTGGCATCTTGGCTGATGAAATGGGCCTTGGTCAGTGAAGCATCTCTTCCCTTCACCATTTGTATGCCCGTTCTAACCCTGTGTAGGAAAAACCATTCAAACAATCTCATTGATTGCGCTTTTGCGAGAGCAGGAACAGTACTTGGGTCCTCACCTGATTGTAGCGCCCCTTAGTACATTGTCAAATTGGATCGACGAGTTCCACAAGTGGGTGCCGTCAATACCAATCGTCATGTACCATGGAAACAAAGTGCAGAGAGAAGACATCTtccagaagaagattatGAACCATCTCAAGTCTGGACGGCCTACTGCAAAGTTTCCTGTCGTGTGCACGTCGTACGAAATGGTGATAAATGATCATCACAACTTGTCACGCATCAATTGGGAGTTTATCATTATTGTAAGCGCGTTTCGACCTCTTTCCGCCCTAAGTTCAGCCACTAATACATTCTGAAACAGGATGAAGGTCATCGTATGAAGAATTCAGATGCCAAATTGTTTCAGCATCTCCGCCAGTTTTCCTCTGCTACTCGTCTTCTCATCACAGGTACGCCTCTGCAGAACAACCTCAAGGAGTTGTGGTCATTGCTGCACTTTTTGCTGCCAAACATCTTCACAAACTGGGAGGCTTTTGAGTCCTGGTTCGACTTTTCGGAACTAGAAGACGAAAAGGGCACCCAGCAATTTATCGAAGACCAAATGAAGCAAGATTTGGTTAAGAAAATCCATCTCAttctgcagccgctgctaCTACGACGTGTCAAGCAAGATGTCGCTGCTTATCTtccgaaaaaga contains the following coding sequences:
- a CDS encoding uncharacterized protein (BUSCO:EOG092D2ZQ2) codes for the protein MSALSSQQYTPTEEAEIQQWLTTSERLKSADNKSEILETLNGHLSSRTTLLGSKPSKADVAIYETLAPLVAKWTPEERTGEKGFPNIVRHVDFVQNAAVFGLELKDEQKVTVNQDEVLYVKPPVDAKAEKERLKKEKAAAAAAAGGEATLADRTKEKAKEVKEKAKEVVGDAKAAVAGAAGGDKPKKEKKEKAAKPQKAPAAAAPLSPSLIDLRVGHILKAINHPDADSLFVSTIAMGDPAGEDTSEYEGQICRTVCSGLNGLIPLEEMQGRKVVVVANLKPVKMRGIKSCAMVLAASPKLKEGEVDDHKGPVELVTPPEGSKAGERVYFEGWKGEPEGVLNPKKKIWEMFQPGFTTTDGLEVAFDASVVEQLGKTEVGKLVTESGGVCTVKTLKGAVVR